In a genomic window of Suricata suricatta isolate VVHF042 chromosome 12, meerkat_22Aug2017_6uvM2_HiC, whole genome shotgun sequence:
- the ARMC6 gene encoding armadillo repeat-containing protein 6 isoform X1 encodes MLEPGLGVSLGGHLPPHAQEMKMASKRITQETFDAAVRENIEEFDMGPEEAVKEAVEQFESQGVDLSNIVKLAPKVSADGPQEPTHDILQALDDLQKSVAHSRPQDVSAHLARFCEQCKQDKACRFLAAQKGAYPILLAAWKLAVVSDQGLLLQALNALSVLTDGQPDLLDTQGLQLLVTTLAQNADAADLTCSGIRCVCHACLKHEQNRQSLVKAGVLPLLTGAIIRHGHCANVVREACWALRVMTFDDDIRVPFGRAHDHAKMIVQENGGLKVLIEAAKAFSDNPSVLSELCSTLSRLAVRNEFCQEVVDLGGLGVLVALLANCSDHQDLVKQVLSALRAIAGNDDVKDAIVQAGGTESIVAAMTQHLASPQVCEQSCAALCILALRKPENSRVIMEGGGALAALQAMKAHPQEAGVQKQACMLIRNLVARSQAFSQPILDLGAEALILQARATHRDCEDVAKAALRDLGCRVELRELWTGQKGNLAP; translated from the exons ATGCTTGAACCAGG TTTGGGAGTGTCTCTTGGCGGGCACCTGCCACCCCATGCACAGGAGATGAAGATGGCCTCCAAGCGCATCACCCAGGAGACCTTCGACGCAGCCGTTCGTGAAAACATTGAAGAGTTTGACATGGGGCCAGAGGAGGCGGTAAAAGAAGCCGTGGAACAATTTGAATCACAAG gggtGGATCTGAGCAACATTGTAAAGCTGGCACCCAAAGTCTCTGCAGATGGACCCCAGGAGCCTACACATGACATCCTCCAG GCCCTGGATGACCTGCAGAAGTCGGTGGCCCACTCTCGGCCCCAGGATGTGTCAGCGCATCTTGCCCGCTTTTGTGAGCAGTGCAAGCAGGACAAGGCTTGCCGCTTCCTGGCGGCCCAGAAGGGGGCCTACCCCATCCTTCTCGCTGCCTGGAAGCTTGCTGTAGTAAGTGACCAGGGCCTCCTGCTCCAGGCCCTCAACGCCCTGTCGGTCCTGACTGATGGCCAGCCCGATCTCCTAGACACCCAGGGCTTGCAGCTGCTGGTGACGACGCTGGCCCAGAATGCCGACGCAGCCGATCTGACCTGTTCTGGGATCCGCTGTGTGTGCCACGCCTGCCTGAAGCACGAGCAGAATCGGCAGAGCCTGGTGAAGGCCGGTGTGCTGCCCCTGCTGACCGGTGCCATCATCCGGCATGGCCACTGCGCCAACGTGGTCAGGGAGGCCTGCTGGGCCCTCCGGGTCATGACCTTCGATGATGACATCCGTGTGCCCTTTGGCCGTGCCCACGACCATGCCAAGATGATTGTGCAGGAGAATGGAGGCTTGAAGGTGCTCATTGAGGCCGCCAAAG caTTCTCGGACAACCCCAGCGTCCTGAGTGAGCTCTGCAGCACCCTGTCCCGCCTGGCTGTCCGCAACGAATTCTGCCAGGAGGTCGTCGACCTTGGGGGCCTCGGTGTCCTGGTGGCCCTACTGGCCAACTGCAGTGACCACCAG GACCTTGTGAAGCAAGTGTTGAGTGCCCTGCGGGCCATCGCAGGCAATGATGATGTGAAGGATGCCATTGTTCAGGCTGGAGGGACAGAGTCCATCGTGGCTGCCATGACCCAGCACCTGGCCAGCCCCCAG GTGTGCGAGCAGAGCTGTGCGGCCCTGTGCATCCTGGCCCTGCGAAAGCCGGAGAACAGCCGGGTCATCATGGAGGGCGGCGGGGCCCTGGCTGCATTGCAGGCCATGAAGGCACACCCCCAGGAGGCCGGAGTGCAG AAACAGGCCTGCATGCTGATCCGTAACCTGGTAGCCCGAAGCCAGGCCTTTTCACAGCCCATCCTGGACCTGGGGGCTGAAGCACTCATCTTGCAGGCCCGTGCTACCCACCGTGACTGCGAGGACGTGGCCAAAGCTGCCCTGCGGGACCTTGGCTGCCGCGTTGAGCTCCGAGAGCTGTGGACTGGCCAAAAGGGCAACCTGGCGCCATGA
- the ARMC6 gene encoding armadillo repeat-containing protein 6 isoform X2 — MKMASKRITQETFDAAVRENIEEFDMGPEEAVKEAVEQFESQGVDLSNIVKLAPKVSADGPQEPTHDILQALDDLQKSVAHSRPQDVSAHLARFCEQCKQDKACRFLAAQKGAYPILLAAWKLAVVSDQGLLLQALNALSVLTDGQPDLLDTQGLQLLVTTLAQNADAADLTCSGIRCVCHACLKHEQNRQSLVKAGVLPLLTGAIIRHGHCANVVREACWALRVMTFDDDIRVPFGRAHDHAKMIVQENGGLKVLIEAAKAFSDNPSVLSELCSTLSRLAVRNEFCQEVVDLGGLGVLVALLANCSDHQDLVKQVLSALRAIAGNDDVKDAIVQAGGTESIVAAMTQHLASPQVCEQSCAALCILALRKPENSRVIMEGGGALAALQAMKAHPQEAGVQKQACMLIRNLVARSQAFSQPILDLGAEALILQARATHRDCEDVAKAALRDLGCRVELRELWTGQKGNLAP, encoded by the exons ATGAAGATGGCCTCCAAGCGCATCACCCAGGAGACCTTCGACGCAGCCGTTCGTGAAAACATTGAAGAGTTTGACATGGGGCCAGAGGAGGCGGTAAAAGAAGCCGTGGAACAATTTGAATCACAAG gggtGGATCTGAGCAACATTGTAAAGCTGGCACCCAAAGTCTCTGCAGATGGACCCCAGGAGCCTACACATGACATCCTCCAG GCCCTGGATGACCTGCAGAAGTCGGTGGCCCACTCTCGGCCCCAGGATGTGTCAGCGCATCTTGCCCGCTTTTGTGAGCAGTGCAAGCAGGACAAGGCTTGCCGCTTCCTGGCGGCCCAGAAGGGGGCCTACCCCATCCTTCTCGCTGCCTGGAAGCTTGCTGTAGTAAGTGACCAGGGCCTCCTGCTCCAGGCCCTCAACGCCCTGTCGGTCCTGACTGATGGCCAGCCCGATCTCCTAGACACCCAGGGCTTGCAGCTGCTGGTGACGACGCTGGCCCAGAATGCCGACGCAGCCGATCTGACCTGTTCTGGGATCCGCTGTGTGTGCCACGCCTGCCTGAAGCACGAGCAGAATCGGCAGAGCCTGGTGAAGGCCGGTGTGCTGCCCCTGCTGACCGGTGCCATCATCCGGCATGGCCACTGCGCCAACGTGGTCAGGGAGGCCTGCTGGGCCCTCCGGGTCATGACCTTCGATGATGACATCCGTGTGCCCTTTGGCCGTGCCCACGACCATGCCAAGATGATTGTGCAGGAGAATGGAGGCTTGAAGGTGCTCATTGAGGCCGCCAAAG caTTCTCGGACAACCCCAGCGTCCTGAGTGAGCTCTGCAGCACCCTGTCCCGCCTGGCTGTCCGCAACGAATTCTGCCAGGAGGTCGTCGACCTTGGGGGCCTCGGTGTCCTGGTGGCCCTACTGGCCAACTGCAGTGACCACCAG GACCTTGTGAAGCAAGTGTTGAGTGCCCTGCGGGCCATCGCAGGCAATGATGATGTGAAGGATGCCATTGTTCAGGCTGGAGGGACAGAGTCCATCGTGGCTGCCATGACCCAGCACCTGGCCAGCCCCCAG GTGTGCGAGCAGAGCTGTGCGGCCCTGTGCATCCTGGCCCTGCGAAAGCCGGAGAACAGCCGGGTCATCATGGAGGGCGGCGGGGCCCTGGCTGCATTGCAGGCCATGAAGGCACACCCCCAGGAGGCCGGAGTGCAG AAACAGGCCTGCATGCTGATCCGTAACCTGGTAGCCCGAAGCCAGGCCTTTTCACAGCCCATCCTGGACCTGGGGGCTGAAGCACTCATCTTGCAGGCCCGTGCTACCCACCGTGACTGCGAGGACGTGGCCAAAGCTGCCCTGCGGGACCTTGGCTGCCGCGTTGAGCTCCGAGAGCTGTGGACTGGCCAAAAGGGCAACCTGGCGCCATGA